One Micromonospora eburnea genomic region harbors:
- a CDS encoding IucA/IucC family protein, producing the protein MNPVHSPATDPSPAPDRSVAHLSPEHWDRANRLLVRKALAEFAHERLLTPEPLDADRYVVRSDDDTVEYRFTARMLALEHWHVDPDSITRHRDGYELPLDALEFCTELRGALGLSDQVLPVYLEEITSTLAGTAYKLSRPPVPAAELARADFQTIETGMTEGHPCFVANNGRLGFGLRDYHRYAPEAGRPVRLLWLAAHRDHATFTCTADLDYDTHIRQELGGETLARFAATLTDLGLDPAHYLLLPVHPWQWWNRISVTFAGEVATRRLVYLGEGPDEHLAQQSIRTFFNVTAPHRDYVKTALSVLNMGFLRGLSAAYMAATPAINDWLADLLDGDDLIRSTGLTILRERAAIGYRHRQFEAATDRHSPYRKMLAALWRESPVPSLEPGQRLATMASLLHTDRDGRSLAAALIAESGLPAEEWLRRYLDAYLVPLLHAFYAYDLAFMPHGENVILVLNGGRVARVIFKDIAEEIVVMDPAVPLPERVRRIQADVPEDMRLLSIFTDVFDCFFRHLAALLATEGVLTEEAFWRTVAGCAVDYRDRVPHLADRFRRYDLFADEFALSCLNRLQLRDNQQMVDLADPSAALQLVGTLRNPIAAWVRSARTGGG; encoded by the coding sequence GTGAACCCCGTCCACTCCCCCGCGACCGACCCGTCGCCCGCCCCGGACCGGTCGGTCGCGCACCTGAGCCCGGAGCACTGGGACCGCGCCAACCGGCTGCTGGTCCGCAAGGCGCTGGCCGAGTTCGCCCACGAGCGGCTGCTCACCCCCGAGCCGCTCGACGCCGACCGGTACGTGGTGCGCAGCGACGACGACACCGTCGAATACCGGTTCACCGCCCGGATGCTGGCCCTGGAGCACTGGCACGTCGACCCGGACAGCATCACCCGACACCGGGACGGGTACGAGCTGCCGCTGGACGCCCTGGAGTTCTGCACCGAACTGCGCGGCGCGCTCGGCCTCTCCGACCAGGTGCTGCCGGTCTACCTGGAGGAGATCACCTCGACACTGGCCGGTACGGCGTACAAGCTCAGCCGACCGCCGGTGCCCGCCGCCGAACTGGCCCGAGCCGACTTCCAAACCATCGAGACCGGCATGACCGAGGGGCACCCCTGCTTCGTCGCCAACAACGGGCGGCTCGGCTTCGGGCTTCGCGACTACCACCGGTACGCCCCGGAGGCCGGCCGGCCGGTCCGCCTGCTCTGGCTGGCCGCGCACCGCGACCACGCCACCTTCACCTGCACGGCGGACCTGGACTACGACACCCACATCCGGCAGGAACTCGGTGGCGAGACCCTGGCCCGGTTCGCCGCCACCCTCACCGACCTCGGTCTCGACCCGGCCCACTACCTGCTCCTCCCGGTCCACCCGTGGCAGTGGTGGAACCGGATCTCGGTCACCTTCGCCGGCGAGGTGGCCACCCGTCGGCTGGTCTACCTCGGCGAGGGCCCGGACGAGCATCTCGCCCAGCAGTCGATCCGGACCTTCTTCAACGTCACCGCGCCACACCGGGACTACGTCAAGACCGCCCTGTCCGTGCTGAACATGGGTTTCCTGCGCGGACTGTCCGCCGCGTACATGGCGGCGACCCCGGCGATCAACGACTGGCTCGCCGACCTGCTCGACGGCGACGACCTGATCAGATCCACCGGGCTGACGATCCTGCGGGAACGCGCCGCGATCGGCTACCGGCACCGGCAGTTCGAGGCGGCCACCGACCGCCACTCCCCCTACCGGAAGATGCTCGCCGCGCTGTGGCGGGAGAGCCCGGTGCCAAGCCTGGAGCCGGGGCAGCGGCTGGCCACCATGGCGTCGCTGCTGCACACCGATCGGGACGGCCGCTCGCTGGCCGCCGCGCTGATCGCCGAGTCCGGACTGCCCGCCGAGGAGTGGCTGCGCCGCTACCTGGACGCGTACCTGGTCCCGCTGCTGCACGCCTTCTACGCGTACGACCTGGCGTTCATGCCGCACGGCGAGAACGTCATCCTGGTGCTGAACGGCGGGCGCGTGGCACGGGTGATCTTCAAGGACATCGCCGAGGAGATCGTGGTGATGGACCCGGCGGTGCCCCTGCCCGAGCGGGTACGCCGGATCCAGGCGGACGTCCCGGAGGACATGCGACTGCTGTCGATCTTCACGGACGTGTTCGACTGCTTCTTCCGGCACCTGGCCGCGCTGCTCGCCACCGAGGGCGTGCTGACCGAGGAGGCGTTCTGGCGGACCGTGGCCGGCTGCGCCGTCGACTACCGCGACCGGGTGCCCCACCTGGCCGACCGGTTCCGGCGGTACGACCTCTTCGCCGACGAGTTCGCCCTGTCCTGCCTCAACCGGCTCCAGCTCCGCGACAACCAGCAGATGGTCGACCTGGCCGACCCCTCCGCCGCCCTGCAACTCGTCGGCACCCTCCGCAACCCCATCGCCGCCTGGGTCCGGTCGGCCCGTACGGGCGGCGGCTGA
- a CDS encoding GNAT family N-acetyltransferase, whose product MTTVVYRRTDPRLGAFALRTLDPDADAALLHGWVTHPKAAFWMMLDADPARVAHEYRRIHAHPHHDAFVGLWRDRPAFLAERYDPAHVELVGLHDAAEGDVGMHFLCAPTGTPVHGFTLAVITTVMAWLFADPATRRVVVEPDVRNSKVHALNAAVGFTVLGPVAKPEKDALLSVCTRAMFENATGLTTGGPAVPGGAPA is encoded by the coding sequence GTGACCACCGTCGTCTACCGCCGTACCGACCCGCGGCTCGGGGCGTTCGCCCTGCGTACGCTCGACCCGGACGCGGACGCCGCGCTGCTGCACGGCTGGGTGACCCACCCGAAGGCCGCGTTCTGGATGATGCTCGACGCCGACCCGGCCCGGGTCGCGCACGAGTACCGGCGCATCCACGCCCACCCGCACCACGACGCCTTCGTCGGCCTGTGGCGGGACCGCCCGGCCTTCCTCGCCGAACGGTACGACCCCGCGCACGTCGAACTGGTCGGCCTGCACGACGCGGCGGAGGGTGACGTCGGCATGCACTTTCTCTGCGCACCCACCGGCACACCGGTGCACGGCTTCACCCTCGCCGTGATCACCACGGTCATGGCCTGGCTCTTCGCCGACCCGGCGACCCGGCGGGTGGTGGTGGAACCGGACGTGCGCAACAGCAAGGTGCACGCCCTCAACGCCGCGGTCGGCTTCACCGTGCTCGGCCCGGTCGCCAAACCGGAGAAGGACGCCCTGCTCAGCGTCTGCACCCGCGCCATGTTCGAGAACGCCACCGGCCTGACCACCGGCGGTCCGGCCGTCCCCGGAGGAGCCCCCGCGTGA
- a CDS encoding lysine N(6)-hydroxylase/L-ornithine N(5)-oxygenase family protein, which yields MSTTHDFIAIGLGPYNLGLACLAEPIADLDGVFLEARSEFDWHPGMLLESSRLQTPFIADLVSLADPTSPYSFLNYLKESGRLYPFYIRESFYPLRQEYNDYCRWAAGKLPGLRFGHEVTSVEHHDGGYTVRATVAASGETVTCRGRHLVLGTGTPPYLPPACAGLGGEVIHNSRYLEHRDALRARDSITVVGSGQSAAEIYHELLTELGNHHYQLNWVTRSPRFFPLEYTKLTLEMTSPDYVDYFHALPEPTRYRLESEQKGLFKGINADLINDIFDLLYARSLAGPARTRLLTNTELTSARYDESTGRYTLGLRHVEQERDFTLDTAGLVLATGYHYQVPEFLAPVRDRIRWDEHGRFDVARNYTIDHAGREIFLQNGGTHTHSITSPDLGMGPYRNSWIIRELTGREHYPIERRTTFQEFGVPAGAAS from the coding sequence ATGTCCACCACCCACGACTTCATCGCCATCGGCCTGGGCCCGTACAACCTCGGGCTGGCCTGCCTGGCCGAGCCGATCGCCGACCTGGACGGTGTCTTCCTGGAGGCCCGGTCGGAGTTCGACTGGCACCCCGGGATGCTGCTGGAGTCGAGCCGGCTCCAGACGCCGTTCATCGCCGACCTGGTCAGCCTGGCCGACCCGACCTCGCCGTACTCCTTCCTCAACTATCTGAAGGAGTCCGGGCGGCTCTATCCGTTCTACATCCGGGAGAGCTTCTACCCGCTGCGCCAGGAGTACAACGACTACTGCCGCTGGGCGGCCGGGAAGCTGCCGGGCCTGCGCTTCGGCCACGAGGTCACCTCGGTCGAGCACCACGACGGGGGCTACACCGTCCGCGCCACCGTCGCCGCGAGCGGGGAGACGGTGACGTGTCGCGGGCGGCACCTGGTGCTGGGCACCGGCACCCCGCCGTACCTGCCGCCGGCCTGCGCGGGGCTCGGCGGCGAGGTGATCCACAACTCGCGCTACCTGGAGCACCGGGACGCGCTGCGGGCCAGGGACAGCATCACCGTCGTCGGCAGCGGACAGAGCGCGGCCGAGATCTACCACGAACTGCTCACCGAACTCGGCAACCACCACTACCAGCTCAACTGGGTGACCCGGTCGCCGCGCTTCTTCCCCCTCGAATACACCAAGCTCACCCTGGAGATGACCTCCCCCGACTACGTGGACTACTTCCACGCCCTGCCCGAGCCGACCCGCTACCGGCTGGAGTCGGAGCAAAAGGGCCTGTTCAAGGGGATCAACGCCGACCTGATCAACGACATCTTCGACCTGCTCTACGCCCGCAGCCTGGCCGGGCCGGCGCGTACCCGGCTGCTCACCAACACCGAGCTGACCAGCGCCCGGTACGACGAGTCGACCGGCCGCTACACGCTCGGCCTGCGCCACGTCGAGCAGGAGCGGGACTTCACCCTGGACACCGCGGGACTGGTCCTGGCCACCGGCTATCACTACCAGGTGCCGGAGTTCCTGGCGCCGGTGCGGGACCGGATCCGCTGGGACGAGCACGGCCGATTCGACGTGGCCCGCAACTACACCATCGACCATGCCGGACGGGAGATCTTCCTCCAGAACGGCGGCACCCACACGCACAGCATCACCTCACCCGACCTGGGCATGGGCCCGTACCGCAACTCCTGGATCATCCGGGAGTTGACCGGACGGGAGCACTACCCGATCGAGCGGCGCACCACGTTCCAGGAGTTCGGCGTACCGGCGGGGGCGGCGTCGTGA
- a CDS encoding pyridoxal phosphate-dependent decarboxylase family protein, translating into MNLQGQPAEAAPTSGPSMAIRAHLFHQGTVDHYRHLLAVAVDRVAHRVANVDRPFSGITPARLAPEVDRVDLDRPLADPAAALDELESVYLRDAVWFHHPRYLAHLNCPVAIPALLGEAVLSAVNSSLDTWDQSAGGTLIERRLIDWTADRIGLGPTADGVFTSGGTQSNLHAMLLAREEAVAAVPRPREELLPRLCILTSEAGHFSVQKSAKLLGLARDAVVTVDTDPDRRMRTTALAHEIARCRRDGRLVMAVVATAGTTDFGTIDPLPAVAELCRAAGVWLHVDAAYGCGLLVSPTRRHLLTGIERADSVTVDFHKSFFQPVSSSALLVRDRAVLRHATYHADYLNPERMAEQRIPNQVDKSLQTTRRFDALKLWLTLRIMGPDAIGALFDEVLDLAADAWRLLAADPRFEVVTRSQLSTVVFRYLPAEHHLADDANLYAREALAASGAALVAGTRVDGAHYLKLTLLNPETTVDDIAHVLDLVAAHASRYVQTKSADVPARPCHVG; encoded by the coding sequence ATGAACCTGCAGGGGCAGCCTGCCGAGGCCGCACCGACGAGCGGCCCGTCGATGGCCATCCGCGCGCACCTGTTCCACCAGGGCACGGTCGACCACTACCGGCACCTGCTGGCCGTCGCGGTCGACCGGGTGGCCCACCGGGTGGCCAATGTCGACCGCCCGTTCAGCGGGATCACCCCGGCCCGACTCGCCCCCGAGGTGGACCGGGTCGACCTGGACCGGCCGCTGGCCGACCCGGCCGCCGCCCTCGACGAACTGGAATCGGTCTACCTGCGCGACGCGGTGTGGTTCCACCACCCCCGCTACCTGGCACACCTCAACTGCCCGGTGGCGATCCCGGCGCTGCTCGGCGAGGCGGTGCTCAGCGCCGTGAACTCCTCCCTGGACACCTGGGACCAGAGCGCCGGCGGGACGCTGATCGAACGCCGCCTGATCGACTGGACGGCCGACCGGATCGGTCTCGGCCCCACCGCCGACGGGGTTTTCACCAGCGGCGGCACCCAGTCCAACCTCCACGCGATGCTGCTGGCCCGGGAGGAGGCCGTGGCGGCGGTGCCGCGACCGCGCGAGGAACTGCTGCCCCGGCTGTGCATCCTCACCTCCGAGGCCGGGCACTTCAGTGTGCAGAAGTCGGCGAAGCTGCTCGGGCTGGCCCGGGACGCGGTGGTCACCGTCGACACCGACCCCGACCGGCGGATGCGGACCACCGCGCTGGCCCACGAGATCGCCCGTTGCCGGCGGGACGGCCGGCTCGTGATGGCCGTGGTCGCCACCGCCGGTACCACCGACTTCGGCACCATCGACCCGCTGCCGGCCGTCGCCGAGCTGTGCCGGGCCGCCGGGGTCTGGCTGCACGTCGACGCCGCGTACGGCTGTGGGCTGCTGGTCTCGCCGACCCGCCGGCACCTGCTCACCGGTATCGAGCGGGCCGACTCGGTGACCGTGGACTTCCACAAGTCCTTCTTCCAGCCGGTCAGCTCCAGCGCGCTGCTGGTCCGCGACCGCGCGGTGCTGCGCCACGCCACCTACCACGCCGACTACCTCAACCCCGAGCGGATGGCCGAACAGCGCATCCCCAACCAGGTCGACAAGAGCCTGCAGACCACCCGCCGCTTCGACGCCCTCAAACTCTGGCTGACCCTACGGATCATGGGCCCGGACGCGATCGGGGCGCTCTTCGACGAGGTGCTCGACCTCGCCGCCGACGCCTGGCGGCTGCTCGCCGCCGACCCCCGTTTCGAGGTGGTGACCCGGTCGCAGCTGAGCACCGTGGTGTTCCGGTACCTGCCGGCCGAGCACCACCTGGCCGACGACGCCAACCTGTACGCCCGCGAGGCGCTGGCCGCCTCCGGCGCCGCCCTGGTCGCCGGCACCAGGGTCGACGGCGCGCACTACCTGAAGCTCACCCTGCTCAACCCGGAGACCACCGTAGACGACATCGCCCACGTCCTCGACCTGGTCGCCGCCCACGCGAGCCGGTACGTCCAGACGAAGAGCGCTGACGTCCCCGCGCGCCCCTGCCACGTCGGCTGA
- a CDS encoding penicillin acylase family protein, protein MTHRVYRDPWGIPHLRAADPRTLAFAQGRVTALDRTWQIEVERHRSQGSSASFLGPEAVDWDRFARQARLADTARRCHDNLDPDTAAWLGAYVDGVNAGLAAGARRAPQFAVTGLAPGRWLPWTPLAVWLTHHVLFAGFPAKLWRTEVARRLGEHAVDCFATDGPGTSGSNGWLLTGTRTASGAPIVAGDPHRYIEDPGIYQQIRLACPAYDVVGLAVPGVPGIAHFGHTGTVAWAITNAVADYQDLYAERLRRRDGTVEALGPEGWRPADAHVETVEVAGGDPIDIEVIETDRGPVVAGGPDADLAISLRYPPRVRGDLGFAALPALLAATRVADVDAACDHWVEPVNVVLAADTAGGLLHRVAGAVPVRDRTNRLLVVPAWEAGHEWRGWHAMPRADVADLAVMANERGIAAPLGVEFAPPHRADRIRELLTGRKDWSAGELTSVHTDTRLASAEPLLTLLAGLDGLSPAAVALRGRLLRWDREMRADSVDAAAFAAVRAALVRRLVAHPALAPLADLSRHPPIFQPWLGLASRVGLALETLLRADLLPAADLADAARAAVEEAADATPVSWGELHRLAPWQALPDPAAPTPGLSGDHDCVLATSSVPGVTHHCFRASAARYVWDLARRDDSRWVVPFGASGVPGDPHQRDQSPYWLRGGLIPVVTDWHRLTEESDDHDH, encoded by the coding sequence TTGACGCATCGGGTCTACCGCGATCCGTGGGGAATACCCCACCTGCGGGCCGCCGACCCCCGTACGCTGGCCTTCGCCCAGGGCCGCGTCACCGCCCTCGACCGGACCTGGCAGATCGAGGTGGAACGGCACCGGTCACAGGGGAGCAGCGCGTCCTTCCTCGGCCCGGAGGCCGTCGACTGGGACCGGTTCGCCCGGCAGGCCCGACTGGCCGACACCGCCCGCCGCTGCCACGACAACCTCGACCCGGACACCGCCGCCTGGCTGGGCGCGTACGTCGACGGGGTCAACGCCGGCCTCGCCGCCGGTGCCCGGCGGGCCCCGCAGTTCGCCGTCACCGGGCTGGCCCCCGGCCGGTGGCTGCCCTGGACCCCGCTGGCCGTCTGGCTCACCCACCACGTCCTCTTCGCCGGCTTTCCGGCCAAGCTCTGGCGCACCGAGGTCGCCCGGCGCCTCGGCGAACACGCGGTTGACTGCTTCGCCACCGACGGCCCGGGCACCTCCGGCAGCAACGGCTGGCTGCTCACCGGGACCCGCACCGCCAGCGGCGCGCCGATCGTCGCCGGTGACCCGCACCGTTACATCGAGGACCCGGGCATCTACCAGCAGATCCGGCTCGCCTGCCCGGCGTACGACGTGGTCGGTCTCGCCGTGCCGGGCGTGCCCGGCATCGCCCACTTCGGCCACACCGGCACGGTGGCCTGGGCGATCACCAACGCCGTGGCCGACTACCAGGACCTCTACGCCGAACGGCTGCGCCGCCGGGACGGCACGGTCGAGGCGCTCGGCCCCGAGGGCTGGCGGCCCGCCGACGCCCACGTCGAGACCGTCGAGGTGGCCGGCGGCGACCCGATCGACATCGAGGTGATCGAGACCGACCGCGGCCCCGTCGTCGCCGGCGGGCCCGACGCCGACCTGGCGATCAGCCTCCGGTACCCGCCCCGGGTCCGCGGCGACCTCGGCTTCGCCGCGCTGCCCGCCCTGCTCGCCGCCACCCGGGTCGCCGACGTGGACGCCGCCTGCGACCACTGGGTGGAACCGGTCAACGTGGTGCTCGCCGCCGACACCGCGGGCGGCCTGCTGCACCGGGTCGCCGGAGCCGTGCCGGTCCGCGACCGCACCAACCGGCTGCTGGTCGTACCGGCCTGGGAAGCCGGGCACGAGTGGCGCGGCTGGCACGCCATGCCCCGTGCCGACGTGGCCGACCTCGCCGTGATGGCGAACGAGCGGGGGATCGCCGCGCCGCTCGGCGTCGAGTTCGCCCCACCGCACCGGGCGGACCGGATCCGGGAACTGCTGACCGGCCGCAAGGACTGGTCGGCCGGGGAACTGACCAGCGTCCACACCGACACCCGGCTGGCGTCGGCCGAACCGCTCCTGACCCTCCTCGCCGGCCTGGACGGGCTCAGCCCGGCCGCGGTCGCGCTACGCGGCCGGCTGCTCCGCTGGGACCGGGAGATGCGCGCCGACAGCGTCGACGCCGCCGCCTTCGCCGCCGTACGCGCCGCCCTGGTCCGTCGCCTGGTCGCCCACCCGGCGCTGGCCCCGCTGGCCGACCTGTCGCGCCACCCGCCGATCTTCCAGCCGTGGCTGGGGCTGGCGTCCAGGGTCGGCCTCGCCCTGGAGACCCTGTTGCGGGCCGATCTGCTGCCCGCCGCCGACCTGGCCGACGCGGCCCGCGCCGCCGTCGAGGAGGCGGCGGACGCGACCCCGGTGTCGTGGGGCGAACTGCACCGGCTCGCCCCCTGGCAGGCGTTGCCCGACCCGGCGGCGCCGACCCCCGGCCTCTCCGGCGACCACGACTGCGTGCTGGCCACCTCCAGCGTGCCCGGTGTCACCCACCACTGCTTCCGGGCCTCCGCCGCCCGCTACGTCTGGGACCTCGCCCGACGCGACGACAGTCGATGGGTCGTCCCGTTCGGAGCCTCCGGGGTGCCCGGCGACCCGCACCAGCGTGACCAGTCGCCGTACTGGCTGCGCGGCGGCCTCATCCCGGTCGTCACCGACTGGCACCGGCTCACCGAGGAAAGCGATGACCACGACCACTGA